A stretch of DNA from Lotus japonicus ecotype B-129 chromosome 4, LjGifu_v1.2:
TTGTAGATGTAACTTTAAGTATATCAAAGTTCCCTTGCACTTTATTTTCCAAGTTTATCTGCATCCTGACAATATGTTGGTTATGCATTTTTTTTAAGAGTTTGCACTTCAGATCCACTTCAGATTTGCTTAGACTATCGATTTTAGTCTTGGCTGTATGAAGGCAGCTAGTGCCATGCAACTTAATTTTCTTTTAGGTAGTGGAGTGTTCTACTTTGTAGGACATTTTTCACTACAGCAGTAGTTGCTATTATTTTAAGATCTGCAGTTTAGTTGTGTTGCACAGGGACATGTGGCCTGTGGCTATTTGCCTATAACTGATTAATATGCCTCACTCACTATAACTGATTTAGGCATGAAATGAAGCAGCCAGGAATCCTGAGTACATCACAATGTCCTATTCAACCAGGAGGGAAATTCAGGCAGAATGTGATTTTTTCATTAGAGGAGGAAGGGACCTTATGGTGGCATGCCCAACATTTATTTTTTGCTTGCTTCTCGATGTTAATAATTCTAATCAAGAATCATTAATGCTTTTGGTGTTTTGGTTTAGGTCTTCATGATGTTTTACTTGAACTAAGGTATTAATGCCACCTTTAAATTGCGTGATGAAAGACTTATGATGTGTTTGACAATGTTTGCATAAGAATGAAGGTTGTAATTATAGGAAGTGTATGCTTCTTAACTTGTTCTCCGAATAATTTACATCTCATAAATATATAAAACCGGTTCTGGTTTGGATTATAATTAAGAAAGTGGCAGATGGAATTTCTCGGATTAATTTAGAACATAAATAGCTATGAATTAGCTGAAAGATTGCTATCAAGTTCATGTTATTTCACCGCAAATTAGCTAGGCAATAGGTAGTACTTCTCGCAGCAATGTAACGAGAATATACTAGTTTTACCCAAATTTTGCTATGGTTTAGTACTAAGAATAGCTAGGAAAtgtttatattattaaaatCTAAATGATGCTAACTTTAAACTAGAGTAAGTGTCATTGTCATGTCAAAGATACATGAAAAATTTAAGGTttaaatactctagaggtccctgaaattgtctgccgtatgaaaataagtccctgaaatttttttttccaattccgaatccctgaaattatttttttaatcagaataagtccctactcgtgtttccagcctatatggctcaatttttgctgagtcatttattccacgtgacttttctatttttttaaatacacatatattaaaaaaatatatttaaatttaaaatgttattaacctaattaaccctaaatctatgtaccaaaaaaaattaaccctaaatctaattaaccctaaatccctaaaaagattttaattttaaatttaaacatttaaaatttaaattaaaatcttattaacctaattaaccctaaaaagattttaaattaaaattaaaatatttaattttatttttttaatccatgtgtatttaaaaaaaatagaaaagccacgtggaataaatgactcagcaaaaattgtgCCACATAGGCTagaaacacgagtagggacttattctgattaaaaaaaattctagggattcggaatcggaaaaaaaaatttcagggacttattttcgtacgacagtcaatttcagggacctccagagtatttaagccaaaatTTAATTTACAATGTGGTATTCCCACTTAAATCTCACATATGCTTAAACTATTTTATCAAAGTCATGACATTGATATGACctacaaaaaaaattccaaacttAGTACAAGAAGAGCTCATTTGGTTAGGGAATCCATGCAGCCTTCCAACCCCTTGATAACCTCTCTCATAGTAGGTGTATCATTGCGATTGTATACAAATCATTCATGCTCAAGGGTGATTTAGTTGCAGGTCCACCTATGTATATAAATTGGCCTTCGGAAAAAGAATCAAATATAAGAGCTCTCATGGAGCCTTCAAAACAGTAACAATGTTTTGGTGTGATGTTTGAATGATGCTCGCCGCCTCATTTTTGAATTCTTCACCATCTTCTTTAGATTCTCTCAATATCTTGACTGCTACATCACGATCATTGAGCATTCCTCTGTATATACATCACCATAACCACCTTGTCCTAGCTTAGAACCAGGTTTGTTTGTAATCTTCTCAATATCTGACCATGTGTAACTTTTTGGACTTAGATCCACATGATTTGGTGAGTGATCTTCATTGTCATGATTTCTTTCAATCAGCGACTGCGACTCAATATCTCCTTGACATCTTAACTTGTGTATTAAACACCAAATTGCACATATGGACAACACTAGGATTGTAAGCGCTGAAACACTGGTAACAACACGGAattgttttgattttgaatGAGGGAGTGTTTTTGATAATGCTGGCGCCTTGCTGCAAACGTGGTCATCATAATGTTGTCCAGAGACAACATTATGATGGTCAAGTTTGCAGCAAGGCGGCAGCATTATCAAAAACACTCCTTCATCCAAGGACAGCAATGGAACTCTCATAAATATTTGCCCATAAAATAAAATGGAAGGATTGGTACGTGCAGAGAAGAGAAGATGAGTATATCGTTTGTGCATCTTTGTCGGCCCTGTTCTGCTATATATAAAGAGAATGAAGGGCCAGCATTTAATCTTAATTGCTAGAGAGTAAATGAGGGAGAAATTCAAGGTGAATGAATGGTTTCTAGGAACGGTTTGCACGGCTGGTCCTCTGTCTCTTGCTGTTTTTATGCTCCTCTGCTCCTTGGTTCCCTTGACGTTttaagttctgttttttttttttgatacatcggaaaattgcaaacaaaacaaaacaactaaGGGGCTCCTAAAGAGTCTTGGAGTAACAAAACTTGAAGCTCTTGAGAAGGTCCATTTAACTGGTGGAGCTTAATATTCCTGTCTCTAAGACCTTGTTTTGCCATCCAATCAGCAACAGAGTTAACCTCGCGAGGAATCCATATGAGCTCCACCCGCCACCCTTTGTCTAGGATGTTGCAAATGTCTTGCAGTAATGCAGTTTGGACATGGAAGCTGATTCTATCACGCTTCAGCAACAAGTCAATGAGCTCCTTGCAATCAGATTCACAGACGAGGTTGCGAGTGCCGTGGTTCCAAGCCATTACCAGGCCATCTCGAAGAGCAGCCGCTTCCGCGGTAAACGCATTGCCCGACGCTGCATGGCTCATGAAACCGCAAACCCAGGTACCGGAATGATCTCTGATCAAGCCTCCTCCACCCATGTGGCCATCATCTACCCCAAAGCTGCCATCAacatttaatttcaataaaCCAGTTGAGGGGGGAATCCATCTTGTGCGTAGCCAAGTAAAATCATTATCCAACAAATCTGGTTTCAGGAATTGGCAGAAAGCATCATGCTCTTGACATATATTCCTCCAAGCCACTTCCATAGGCCAGGGGTGTGGATCGAAACACATATTGCACCTCCATTTCCAAGTACCCCAGAGTCCTGCTAGGAAGCGACGACCATGATTACCCGTAGCTAGTTCTTGAATCCAAGTCGCTAGATTTTGATTGTGAAATCCATACCAGCGCCAGGCACCCAACCGTGTCCAAATCTCGCGAGAGTGAGGGCAGTCTCGAAGGGCGTGGAGCGTATCCTCCTCCTGGGAGGAGCACCTCGAgcaagctcctgatggcgccATACGGCATTTATGGCGGTGCATATTGACTGGGAGAGAATCGTGAAGGGCCACCCAAACAAAGTAACGAACCTTCTCAGGAACCGGTAGCTTCCATAGCCAACGCCAGTCTTCATTATCTGGTACGGTTGGGTGATTTCCTCTCAGCCACGCGTATCCACTGCTTACTGTATACGCTCCAGGGTCATCGTCGTCCCAGTTCCAATGGTCATTCACCGTCAGGTCTAGCTGCGGAGTGACGCGAGTGAAGCTTTCCTCAACATCAGGTGGGATCATGGTATAAAGCTTGTCAAGGTGCCAAGCGTTGTGAGAAACCAAGTCCCTGAGCCTGAGTTGAGTATCTGTAATGTGAATAAAGGGGAGCTGGTCTCCAATATTTCCTTTCCCAGTCCAATCACAGTACCAAACAGATGTGTTCCCGTTGCCAAGCCTAAATTTGAAGCCTTCCCTTAGGCGATTCCGGGCTTTCAAGATGCCCCTCCATACCGGTGAAGCACTAGCACGCGTTGGGACACTCAAAATCGACTCCCCATGGAGATATTTATGAGAAAGAGCCTTGACCCATAATTTGTCAGAGTTTATCAAGAGCTGCCAAACTGCCTTGCCAAGGAGAGCAGTATTGTGGTCTTCCATGATCTTCATTCCTAGCCCACCCTTCTCCTTGTCACTAGTAATTGTAGTCCAATTCACCAAGTGCCAGCCACGGTGACCATTACCCTTAGACCAGATAAAGGAGCGCATGGACTGATCAATCTTATTAGTGATCCTCTTTGGAAGCGAAAAGACTTGCATGGAGTACGTCGGGATGGCTGCCATAACTGATTTGGAGAGACATACTCGACCTGCAAAATTAAGAAGGTTAGTCTTCCAGGAAGCTAACTTCCTAGAGATGTTGTCCAGCAAGAAGTCAAAACGCCCTCTGGTTGCCCTGCCTCCTGACATAGGGAACCCTAGATACTTGCCAAGATTATTCACAAAAGGAATGGGAGCGATGTTGCGGATCTCGTCTCGCACATTTGCACGAACACCCTTGGAAGCCATCGCCTTTGACTTTCCAATGTTAATTTTCAGCCCTGAGTGGTTGCAAAAATCTTGGAGAGTATTTGCCAGGAGTTGGACTTGGGCACTATTAGCCTGACAAAAAAGAAGCACATCATCAGCAAAAAACAAATGAGAGATAGGGGGCCCTGAGTTGCTATTCTGATGGGCTTCCAATCCCCAGTGTCAACCAGATGGTGGATTTTAATTGACAAACGCTCCATGCACAAGACAAATAGGTAAGGAGATAAAGGATCTCCTTGCCTTAGGCCTCTACCAGGGTGAAATGCTGGAAGTCTAGCATTATTCCACAAAAGTGAGAGTTTCGAGCCCGTGACACAGAACATAATTAACTCGATTAGTTTCGGAGGAAACTCAAAAAGGTTTAGTGTCTCCTCGAGGAAACTTCAAGCAACACTGTCATAGGCCTTCTCCAGGTCTATTTTAAAGGCTAGGCAACCCTTTTGAGCTATGGAGGAATTCATGTAGTGAACTATCTCTTGAGCCAAGAAAGCATTGTCCATGGTACCCCGACCAGGAAGAAAACTGCTTTGCATGGGACCAATCAATCGGTTCATCAAAGGGCGAACTCGATTCACAATCACTTTGGTAATGATTTTGTAGACGACATTACAAAGGCTGATTGGACGGAGCTCTTTGGGAGAGGATGGGTGCTCTATCTTTGGGATCAATACCACTAAGGTTTCAAGTAATTTGTCATCCACTAATCCACTCTCGAACGCCTTCTGTACCACCTTGGTCACATCCTCCCCAACAAGACTCCAGTATTTCTTGTAGAAGAATGGTTGAAACCCGTCTGCTCCCGGAGCAGTGTAGGATTTCATAGTCATAAGTGCTTTCCTGACTTCTTCTTTAATTACTGGGAAATTCAACTTGGTCTTCTCTGCTTCTGTTAGAGTGGTGAACGCATGGTGGTGAAATTCCGTGTGGCCACGGGGTGGACCAGCTGCAAATAGGGAAGTGAAGTGTTGACGAACCTCACTGATAATGATTTCTGGGTCCGAGCACCATGAACCGTTGGAAAGCTTGAGCTTGTGGATCTGATTCCTTTTCTTTCTAATGACAGCGTGGGTATGAAAATAAGTGGTGTTCCGATCGCCAAAACGGATGTTGTTGCCCCTCGCTCGCTGAAACCAGAGTAGTTCTTCCTGTTTAAGGATAGCTCTGTAATCTCGTTGTAGTTCAGTTTCCAGTTGAACCATGTCGGAGGTAACCCGAGCGTTGAGTTCTCTTTGAATCCCACGCAACCTGCCTTCCACCCACCTCTTGCGCCTGAAGATGTCACCGAAAACTTCTTTGTTAAAGATTTCAGAGTCTGTCTTGACTTGGGTAAGCTTGGCGTGTATGTCATTGTTACCTTTCTGCCATGCTCGTGATACCACTTTCTCATACTCGGGGTGATCAGACCACGCAGCTAGGAAACGGAAAGGTTTACTCGTACCTTGACTAGGCCTAGGAGCGCTGCAATGGATCAATAGGGGGCAGTGATCCGAGTGTATTCGATGTAGCACTTCCACAAAAGCTTCAGGAAATTCAGTTCTCCAGTCAACATCGCCTAAGGCTCTGTCCAACCGCTTGGAGAGGATTAACCTGTTATTGTGCTTGCGAAACCAGGTGAATTTGCCACCCACTGAACCAAGGTCAATCAGGTTGCAGTTTCTCAGGACTTCTTCAAATTTGGAGGCCCGATTGGGGAGGAATTCACCTCCACGAACCTCCGTGGGGAAAAGGATCTCGTTCATGTCACCAACAAGTAACCAGGGGATGGTGATACCTGGTCTGATTTGGTAAAGATGGTCCCATAGTAAATCCCTTTGAGCAGGACTCGGCGATGCATAAATGGCTGAGCATGCCCAGGAGAAGTTATCTCTCCAGATTTCAAAGGAGACTGCTTGATCATGCATATGTAAGAGACGGGTGTTAAAATTGGCATTGGTTCTGATAAGAACCCAAATGCCACCTCTGAACCCTATAGCCTCATAGATGAAAGCAGGCGAAAATCCCAGGGAATTCCAAAATCTGCTAGCCCGAGCAAATTGGCACCGAGTTTCCAGTAGAAGAATTATATCTGGGTTTTTAGTCCTTACTAATTCTTTCACAAAGCGCTTACCATTGTCATGGAGAGCACCTCGAACATTCCAAGAAATTATTTTTAGATCTTCAAACCCTATCATAAAATGATTGGGTAATTATTGGGGCTAGCCCCGTAGACTCCAGGGAGTCATGCATGTTCATTATTCTCCTCATGACAACCTGAGGCACCAAATCTCTTGAGATAGTCTTCTTCCTCATGTGGCACTTTACTGGATTGGCCAAAAATTACCATCTTCAATCTCTCATGATCTGCCTCCTGTGGGGCCAGTGGGGTCCTCGTAGATCCAGTAATCAGCTGGGGCCCATAGTGAAtatctttattattattattggcaACAAACCTTCTCTTTTTATTCTCCTGGGTTTTTGTTGCCAACTGCATCACGGGGCCCGCTTTACCTCCCTTTATTTCCGTGCCTGCCAGAATGTTGGAGGAGTTTGCAATTGACCTTTGCTTTGATTTATTGGGCATTGATGCACCAATACTCATTCCCTTGGATCCCGCACCTGATGATGATGAGCCCATAATTATACCCTTGGATCTCGCACCAAATTGCATGCCTTGACTTACGTggggtttctttttcttttttgaaactaCCAACCAATCCCCATGCATTTCAAATTCTTGGGCTAAACTAACGGGTGAACTTGCCGCTGATTGAGTTTTTGAATTTTCCGGTATCATAGCCGCTTCATCCGGGGTGGCAGGAGTCTCGGGAGTTACCTGAATTGGCCCCGACGTACCCTGGGCCACCATTGGATCCGTGACACCTGTCTGCTTCTCCACCATTGATTGAATGGTTGATTGCGTTCCTGAATTAGGGTTTACTGGGGTCATTGCCGCCGTCTGAACTGTGCATTCCCTGCTCCTATGGCCataacacccacatttagtgcAGATGACATGTAGCCCTTCATATTCTATGTTGTACCAATAATCCTCAATACAGACTTTCCCCACTACAGGGAGTGTGAGATCCAGTTCAACACATATTCTTGCAAACCTTCCCCGGTATGCCATCAGAGTGTTACGGTCTACCTTAATTGGTTTGCCAATTGCCCGGGCAATGGACAACAAATAGCTTTCATCATAAAAAACAACATTGAGTCCCGGGATGCGAACCCAAGCCAGTGTTCTTGTGACCTTGGTTGCCGGAGAGATGAACTTTGGACTCCAAGTCGACACCGCAAGGTAGTGGTCAAACACCATCCATGGCCCCCCATTGATCACATGTTCTCTGTCCTCCTTCCTGTCGAACTTGATCATATAGAATCCATTCCCAACATCAATCATATCAAAATCTCCAGCCAACCTCCAGATGTTGCCCAGCTTTAGTTTCATAGTGCGATACCCCAGTGATTTCCCCAGGAGGGTCACCACCAGTGCTTCTTTCCACGGAGCACTCATCTCCTCCACGACAGAGGCTTCCGTTACTATTTTTGGTAGCAGCCGATTACCATTCACAAGTTGGATCTTCATGCGCCCTTGCTCGACTAGGTCCTTCACCTCTTTAGGCGGCTCCGCCCTGGACCCCTCCATAAGCTTATCACGAAAGGAGGGTCTCTCCGGTAGACTTCCACCGGTCAGCGGTGGATTTGTATCTTCCACTTCCATGTGCTCAAACCCTAGCAGACGTTTTAAGTTCTTGctctagtttttgtttttttgtttttttggtggCTGTTTGACTGTTTCTTCAAGGACAATGTGATTATCTTTTATAAgtttaacttttaaaaaatcACATTAGGCCCCTAACTTTGTAAGATAAATCACATTAGGTCTCTGAAAAAAATCAATTCAATGTCATCCCTAAGAATTATTtctaatcaaattaagtcattaTACTTATGTGTTATCAATTTTGATCGGTCGACTCTTCCACAATCATACGTGTAATTGCTCATATCAATTTTGGTTCCTCTAACATATTTTCAATCACTTAAAGTGCTTCTCCTTCCAACTTCTTCATCTTTCTCTTCCCCCTGTTTTTCTTCCTCCATGGCTCAAACTTAAAAACACTTGCCTATTCTTTGCCTTGACAACAAAGAGAACATTATCCGCCAATGAAGGATCAAGAAAATTTAAGTTGTGGAGACAATATACATATACACATACATATAAATAAGTAGTGGCGGCAAATAATACATTTAgtattaagaaaattaaatttttgtaAAGCAAATAACACAAACAATACATGATATGATATTAAGGAAACATCAAAAAGTTTGTGCTTCTCCCCGGGATAAAGCTACTTTGCATTGGGCTAATTATCTTCTTCATAATAGGCCGAATCCAATTAACCGGAATTTTTGAGATGAGCTTATAGGCCGAATCGTAAGGTTATATATTTAATTGCAATTTTATTGAGCAATCCTCATTTATggatatttaaattttatctaAGAAACCTTGCACATTTTCGTATAAAAGAGTAGTAAATTGAGAGTGTAAAAGAATTTCCCTATGGAATTATATTCAAAATaaatactttaaagtttaaactactatatgcaacaacaacaaaattatTCAGATacaattttttgtattattaGGCATTAAATAATAACTAGAGATATGTCTAGTTATTATTTAAGGAATCATTTCTACTCACTATTATGACTTCCTCCACTATACCTGGCTATGGGGAATtaggtttggcaccccacctattggaTTTGACACCCCATTTTATTCAATATTggatttaaagttccgtattcaatacggaatttaaaattccgtatttgtTTTAGTATGCAAtgaatggttgaaaatgtgccacatatgCTCAAATACAGTACGGTTTTTTAAGTTTCGTATTGATTACGAAACTTTAAATCCCGTAttgaataaagtggggtgccaaacccaataggtggggtgccaaacccaactcccctggCTATGTCTAGCCTTGTCTCTGTTGATTTTTTGATCAATCACCTGCTCACTATTATGACTAAAGTGAACCTCTCACTTTAAGGAACCATACTCCATACCTTTTCTATATCAAAACTTATAAATGTAGTAATTGTTGGAATATTGAGAAAGTGAAAATTAACTATCCACAATGGACATGAATGACACAATTAACTATCCACAACAGACATAACACAGATTTTCCTTTGTAAGTGAAAAGTACATGATtgcaaattatttttatatctaTGCAGAACAATCACTGCAATGACAGAGGGAATAGCAGAATGTGGTTCCCCTCCTCAAAAATGCCTGAAAAATCTTAGGAAGCCTTCTTCTGCTTGTACCTTTTGGCAGCAGCAATATACACCAACATATTTAAGAAGCTAAGTCCAGCTAAAAGCCAGAAAAAGTAATCAAGATGACCATTGTTCAAGTTATCTGGAATCCATCCGGGATTTCCGCCTTGTGTAGTAAAGTATGTTACTATAGTGAGAATGAAAGAGCTTAAGTAATTCCCCAATGAAACAGTCAGAAGTGGCAAAGCAGTGCATAAACTCCGCATAGCATCCGGAGATTGGTCATAAAAGAACTCAATCTGTCCCACGCATGTGAATACTTCTGCTGCCCCAAATAATAAATACTGAGGGACTAGCAAAAGTATACTAATTGGTACAGCCACAGGTTTATCGACAATGTCAAGCTCTCTTGCAAGCCGCAGACGTGTATTCTCCACAATAGCAGCTGCTGACATGCACAGGACTGAAACAAAAAGGCCAATTCCCATTCTTTGCAACTCTGAAAAGCCCTTCTCCTTGCCTGTAAATTTTCTCGCGACGGGAACTATGATCCTATCATACACGGGCACCCAGAAGATAACACTTATTAAAGAAAAACATGAGAGAGAAGCTGGAGGAATGTTAAAGGAACCTATACTTCTGTTCATCATGGTTCCTTGTTCCACAAACAATGTTGATAGCTGAGCATAAACAGCAGAGAAAACTATTCCAGTAGCCCAAACTGGAAACATGCGGATCAAGATTTTCAATTCCTCCACCTGTGTTACTGTGCAAAGTCTCCACAGGTTAGAATAATTGCCACTTTTCCTCTCAGCATCAGACACTACAGCTGCCTTATCAAGACACCTGCattaaaacaaaagaaatgaaTTTTAGAAGAGCGCATGAAGCCACGATCACTGATGACATATATTacataaaaatttcaaaatattttgaaGTAGGTAAGTAAACTTGAGCCATTATCAATAATAgaacaaattattattaatacacaaacttaaaaaaatatatattagcaGAAATGAAATTGTTTACCTACAAATAACAAAACTATTAAAGACAATATATTCGTATAACAAGGGAAAGCATAAACAAAAAACAATGAATTTGCTACTAGCCCACTAAAAAAAATAGCTGACAACAATGTTACACTTCTCATCCCTCTTGAAGAAAAGAGTTTATATTATTTAACAAGGCATTCCTCGATGATATCCATAAGCAAATACAAAAAGACAACTATGAGCAATGTTGAGCCATGCATGAAGATCTCAAATGTTCATACATGAATGTCTAATCATGAATAGTTAAGAAACAAAATGAGAACACAATAACTAGTTAAGCAACTGGTAATCAGTCGTCAGCATAAAAATGTATGCTTCCTATCAAATGCTTACCCAGCAACACAAATTTATGGATATCAAAGCCGATGAAATCACTCCTACACATTGCACCGATCTCAAAGCCAATGCAATTCATACATAGTCTAATCTGGTTCGGGTGACATTTAAACCATCCAAGGATCTTCTCCTATCCAGGGTTCCAGTAACATTCTCAAACACAACTTTTTCTGAGTGGAATTTGCAGGAAAATTCAAAGCAGATGATAGTTGAATTCAGACTAAAATCTTGCACCTAAAAGTTTGGGAAATATAAAGACCCACTAAAATTTTGGATAAGAATATGGATAAATCCATTAGAGGCATAAAGACTTGACAGAAGTTGCACATTGGCTATTCTCTCTAAAAGGTACTCCTCCAACTTTGATGATTGTGGCAGATATCGTGTCTAATCAGAGATTCAGAGGAAGGAAGTTTATGGGTAATAACAAAGGCGACTCATAGAACAGATAAAGAGGTGCAACAAGGGTTacagtatgagttgctaaataGCGCCGTCCTGAAATCATCTGATAGAGTACATGACCAGAGAGAGTGTTGTTCTGCTATCTGTTATTCCTTTAAACACTGGATAAAGGttgtaaatattattaattttcctCTCCAATCAGGCCATATCTGGTGTGACAAACAAGGCCGTAAGGAAGACAAATAGATTGGGGACTCGTATCACACTACACTAGCCTAAAATTTGGATTTGGCAGGAAGACAAATTACACTATTACAAGAATCTTAGGAATAAGTTAACAAGCAAGATAAGAAACTCCTTTTCCTTTGTTGAaaccaaagctaaataatacaACAACGACAATCCAAAATAAACAAAACACTTACCTAAGTTCGTCACTATGCTCCAGTTTTCGGCTTCCTTCAATTGCAGAGCTCTTGTCCGGTATCTCGAACAGGAGTCTACTATCCTCAGGGACAACCACATTCCGCTTCAGGAAAGATGCTACCACAACCTGGCACATTCTTGTAACAGGACTTCCCCCTGGCTTTTGAAACCTGTAGAGGGGTGTGCCTATGAAAAAGCTTCCAATGGCTAATGCCATAAATAAAGCAGGAATGCCAAATCCAAGACCCCAGCCCCTATTTTCTTGAACCCATACAACGAAAGTGCTTGATACTATAGCACCTATGTTGATGCAAAAATAAAACCAGTTGAAAAAGGATCCCTTCTTAACCTTTTCCCGAGGATCAGTATCATCAAACTGATCTGCCCCAAAAGATGAGATACATGGTTTAATACCACCAGTCCCAAGTGCAATCAGGTAGAGACCAAAGAAAAACACAGCATATTGCGCAGGAGTAGCTGGAGGGCATACGGAA
This window harbors:
- the LOC130710717 gene encoding uncharacterized protein LOC130710717 yields the protein MEVEDTNPPLTGGSLPERPSFRDKLMEGSRAEPPKEVKDLVEQGRMKIQLVNGNRLLPKIVTEASVVEEMSAPWKEALVVTLLGKSLGYRTMKLKLGNIWRLAGDFDMIDVGNGFYMIKFDRKEDREHVINGGPWMVFDHYLAVSTWSPKFISPATKVTRTLAWVRIPGLNVVFYDESYLLSIARAIGKPIKVDRNTLMAYRGRFARICVELDLTLPVVGKVCIEDYWYNIEYEGLHVICTKCGCYGHRSRECTVQTAAMTPVNPNSGTQSTIQSMVEKQTGVTDPMVAQGTSGPIQVTPETPATPDEAAMIPENSKTQSAASSPVSLAQEFEMHGDWLVVSKKKKKPHVSQGMQFGARSKGIIMGSSSSGAGSKGMSIGASMPNKSKQRSIANSSNILAGTEIKGGKAGPVMQLATKTQENKKRRFVANNNNKDIHYGPQLITGSTRTPLAPQEADHERLKMVIFGQSSKVPHEEEDYLKRFGASGCHEENNEHA
- the LOC130713834 gene encoding protein NRT1/ PTR FAMILY 8.3-like isoform X1, which codes for MGSTENGSSLVEEALLHLQDEESKRYTGDGSVDFKGRPVLKQNTGTWKACPFILGNECCERLAYYGIATNLVTYLTRILHEGNVSAARNVTTWQGTCYLTALIGAVLADSYWGRYWTIAVFSTIYFLGMCTLTLSASVPALNPAECLGSVCPPATPAQYAVFFFGLYLIALGTGGIKPCISSFGADQFDDTDPREKVKKGSFFNWFYFCINIGAIVSSTFVVWVQENRGWGLGFGIPALFMALAIGSFFIGTPLYRFQKPGGSPVTRMCQVVVASFLKRNVVVPEDSRLLFEIPDKSSAIEGSRKLEHSDELRCLDKAAVVSDAERKSGNYSNLWRLCTVTQVEELKILIRMFPVWATGIVFSAVYAQLSTLFVEQGTMMNRSIGSFNIPPASLSCFSLISVIFWVPVYDRIIVPVARKFTGKEKGFSELQRMGIGLFVSVLCMSAAAIVENTRLRLARELDIVDKPVAVPISILLLVPQYLLFGAAEVFTCVGQIEFFYDQSPDAMRSLCTALPLLTVSLGNYLSSFILTIVTYFTTQGGNPGWIPDNLNNGHLDYFFWLLAGLSFLNMLVYIAAAKRYKQKKAS
- the LOC130713834 gene encoding protein NRT1/ PTR FAMILY 8.3-like isoform X3 is translated as MSLYPRQRVLRTFGVLWHCNKSRDLSYPHTTRRKCLCCEKCHHLARHLLSYSSHWSCSGRFLLGTILDNCRFLHDLFPSLNPAECLGSVCPPATPAQYAVFFFGLYLIALGTGGIKPCISSFGADQFDDTDPREKVKKGSFFNWFYFCINIGAIVSSTFVVWVQENRGWGLGFGIPALFMALAIGSFFIGTPLYRFQKPGGSPVTRMCQVVVASFLKRNVVVPEDSRLLFEIPDKSSAIEGSRKLEHSDELRCLDKAAVVSDAERKSGNYSNLWRLCTVTQVEELKILIRMFPVWATGIVFSAVYAQLSTLFVEQGTMMNRSIGSFNIPPASLSCFSLISVIFWVPVYDRIIVPVARKFTGKEKGFSELQRMGIGLFVSVLCMSAAAIVENTRLRLARELDIVDKPVAVPISILLLVPQYLLFGAAEVFTCVGQIEFFYDQSPDAMRSLCTALPLLTVSLGNYLSSFILTIVTYFTTQGGNPGWIPDNLNNGHLDYFFWLLAGLSFLNMLVYIAAAKRYKQKKAS
- the LOC130713834 gene encoding protein NRT1/ PTR FAMILY 8.3-like isoform X2, whose protein sequence is MGSTENGSSLVEEALLHLQDEESKRYTGDGSVDFKGRPVLKQNTGTWKACPFILGRQRVLRTFGVLWHCNKSRDLSYPHTTRRKCLCCEKCHHLARHLLSYSSHWSCSGRFLLGTILDNCRFLHDLFPSLNPAECLGSVCPPATPAQYAVFFFGLYLIALGTGGIKPCISSFGADQFDDTDPREKVKKGSFFNWFYFCINIGAIVSSTFVVWVQENRGWGLGFGIPALFMALAIGSFFIGTPLYRFQKPGGSPVTRMCQVVVASFLKRNVVVPEDSRLLFEIPDKSSAIEGSRKLEHSDELRCLDKAAVVSDAERKSGNYSNLWRLCTVTQVEELKILIRMFPVWATGIVFSAVYAQLSTLFVEQGTMMNRSIGSFNIPPASLSCFSLISVIFWVPVYDRIIVPVARKFTGKEKGFSELQRMGIGLFVSVLCMSAAAIVENTRLRLARELDIVDKPVAVPISILLLVPQYLLFGAAEVFTCVGQIEFFYDQSPDAMRSLCTALPLLTVSLGNYLSSFILTIVTYFTTQGGNPGWIPDNLNNGHLDYFFWLLAGLSFLNMLVYIAAAKRYKQKKAS